The Fusobacterium necrophorum subsp. necrophorum genome includes the window TCCGGCTCTTGCCCTTCCATCCTTGCTCTCAAGAGTGTATGTTATAGGTAATCTTTTCATCTTTTCTCCATTTAATCTCTTTGAATTGATAGTACATCTCGAATCTTCGAAATATTATTGATCAATTGATTATATTCCTCTTTGTCATTTATTTCAATATTAAATTTTAAACTAGCCAATAATTTCCCTTCCTTGTACGTTTCATGAGTATTTACGGAAGAAATATGAATTTTATGATTGGAAATCACATTGACAACATCCATTAAAATTCCATCTCGATTATTGACAAACACCGTGAAGGCAAAATGGTATTTGTTGACTTTACTGTGAATTAACTTTTCATCCCATGACACCACAATTTCTCTGCTCGGATCCAATTTTAACATGGATTGATAATTGACACAACCCCTTCGATGAACCGTAATTCCGGTAAGTCTTGTTACATAACCGCCAATTTCATCTCCCGGCAAAGGGGTACAACATTTGGCGAAACGAATTAAAGTATTGTTAATTCCGTCAATCACAATTCCAAAATCATTTTTCCCACGGGAAGGCTTTTCTTCTTTTTTCGTCATAATGTCTTCCAATTTTATCTCAGAAGCCACTTTTTCTTTTTCAATTCTATTTCGTAATTTTGAAATAATAATCTCTAATTTACTTCTCTTTTCTCCTACATGATAATAAAACTCTTCCATCGTTTTAATATTATTTTTTTCCATATGTTTTAAAATAATGGCATCTGTTTCTAAATCCTTCAAACTGATTCCCAATTTTGTAAGTTCTTTTTCCAAACTTTCTTTTCCGGCTTTGCTAATCTCCTCTGCGTTGATATCTTTTAAAAACTTACGAATTTTACTTTTCGCTCCATGTGTCCTAACAATGTCCAGCCAATCTTTGCTTGGCCCTTTGGAATTTTTCGAGGTAATAATTTCCACTCTGTCCCCATTTTGTAATTTTGTATCTAAAGGAACAATTTTTCCATTTACCTTGGCTCCAATACAACGACAACCTACTTGGGTATGAACTGCAAAAGCAAAGTCCAAAGTTGTTGCCATATTTGGTAATTCCACGATATCCCCTTTCGGAGAAAATACAAAAATAGTGTCATTCTTAATATCTGCGGTGACACTCTTTACAAAATCCTCAGTATTTGAAGTATTTTGTTGCAGATCAATGATATTCCGCAACCAACCGTAGATTTGATCCTCTTTATTTGTTTTTCGTTTTTCTTTATATGCCCAATGAGCTGCCACTCCCTCTTCAGCTACTCTATCCATTTCTTCCGTTCGTATTTGAATTTCAATAAATTTAGCAAGGGGTCCCACAATTGTGGTATGAATGGATTGATAGTTATTTGATTTAGGAACAGCAATGTAATCCTTAAATCTTCCTGGAACTGGAGTATAACGGCTGTGAACCTCTCCCAACACATGATAACAATCCGAAGTATTGGATACAATAATTCGCACTCCCATCAAATCATAAATATCATCAAATTCTTTTCCCAATTCATACATTTTCTTATAAATGCTGTAAAAATGTTTGAATCTTCCTTTTACTTGCCCTTTGATTCCCACATCATTCAAAATTTTGCTGATCGTTTGAATAAAAGAATCAATATAATCTTTTCTCTCATCTTTCTTTTTGTCAATCAGGCTACGAATTTCTAAATACTTATCATTATGTAGATAATAAAGACATAAATCTTCCAATTCCCATTTAATTCTAGCAATCCCCAATCGATGAGCCAAAGGAGCATAAACCTCTAAAGTTTCTTGAGCAATTACAATTTGTTTTTCCGGCTTCATAAATTTTAAAGTTCTCATATTATGAAGTCGATCTGCTAATTTAATTAAAATGACATGTAAATTTTGTGTCATTGCCAAAATCATTTTCCGAATATTTTCCGACTGATTTTTCGTTCCATTCGGCAAAGATTTTAACTTCGTAACTCCATCTACCAAATGAGCGACATTTTTTCCAAAGTTATATTCAATATCCGCAAGAGTAATAAATGTATCTTCGACAATATCATGAAGAATTGCTGCAATAATAGTATCCGTATCAGATTTTAATTCGACCAAAATTTTAGCCACTTCAATGGGATGCATAATATAGGCTTCTCCTGATTTCCTATACTGTCCCCTATGTGACTCTTCAGCAAAGTAATATGCCAATTTTATTTTGTCTATGTCTACTTCTAAATGGTTCTGTCTGACACATTCTACGAAACTATCCCAATAGTTCATACTCTTTCCCTTTCTCTCTTAATATTTCATCAATGTCAATATCGGATACTGTTCAATTCTCTCTCTTCCTTTTAAGTCTTCCAATTCGATTAAAAATGCAATCCCTGCAACGACTCCTCCTAGCTCCTCTATCAAATGAATACTGGCTTCTATGGTTCCTCCAGTCGCCAACAAATCATCTACGATTAGAACTCGTTGGCCCACTTTAATAGAATCTTTGTGCATACATAAAGTATTGGAACCGTATTCCAAATCATAGGCATAGGAGACAACTTCTCTTGGCAATTTTTTTGGCTTACGAACCGGTACAAAACCAATTCCCAAGGCATAGGAAACAGGACATCCAAAAATAAATCCTCTCGCCTCCGGTCCTACTACCAAATCTACTCGATGCTCTCTTGCAAATTCTACAATTTTTTCTGTTGCATACTGATATGCTTTCCCATCATTCATCAATGGAGTAATATCTCGAAAAATAATTCCCTCTTTTGGAAAATTCTCTACTCTTGCTACATATTTTTTTAAATCCATCTGTTACTCCCTATTTAGTTTTTAGTCTCTAACAAAATTTCTAAATTCTTTTTTGCATTGCTATCTTCAGGCTCCAACTGTAAGACTCTTTCATAACAATCTCGTGCTTTTTCAAAGTCTCCCTGTTTGGCATAGCAATATCCCAATTCTTTCAAAATCAGTGGATTGTCTTTCTGTAAAGCCCTACTTTTTTCCAATTCTTGAATGGCGGAACTCCATTCTTTTCTCTCTTCATGATTCAAGGCCTTGATGAAAGAATATTCCCAATCGCTTTTTTCTTCAGAATATGCCCCCTGACATAAGATCAATAACAATAGCATTCCTAAGAATTTTTTCATTCTTCTTCCGACTCCTCTAGTTTCTCACAAGTAATCAATACTTTTGATATTCTCATTTTATCCATTTCCAAGACTTGCAGTTTGACATTTTCCAACTCCAATTCATCCCCTTTTTCCGCCACTCTTCCAAGTTCTGTAGTAATTAAGCCTCCCAAACTTTCATAGTCCTCTGAAATAGGTAATTGAATTCCCAATTCTTTGTCTAAAGTTTCTATGTCAATCATAGCGTCTACTTCATAGAAATTTTCTCCTACTTTTCGGACAAATTCTTCCTCTTCTTCATCAAATTCATCCCGAATTTCTCCTACAATTTCTTCAATCAAATCTTCAATGGTCAAAAGTCCTCCAATACCTCCGTATTCATCCAATACCATCGCGATATGAACCTTTTTTATTTTAAATTCTTTTAAAATTTCAATAATGGATTTTGTTTCCGGTACAAAATACGCCGGTCGTACTAGTTCTCGAATTGGCTGATTGGTATTCCCACTTTTCACCTGTGACATAATATCTTTGATATACAAAACCCCTAAAATATTGTCAATGGTTTCCTCATAAACCGGGATCCGGGAGAAACCGTCCTCCATCAAAGTATCCCAAATGTCATCAATCGTTTTACTTCCTTCAAATGCCGTCATAGAAGTTCTTGGTGTCATAACTTCCTTCGCAGTGGTCTCTCCAAAACCTACGATCGAGTGAATCATCTCTTTTTCATCTTCTTCAATGATTCCCTCTTCCTTTCCCACATTCACAAAGGAAATGATATCCTCCTCTGTAATCATGACTCCACCATTGTCCATATTGACTCCACAGGCTCTTCCAAGTACCTTGGAGATGAATACTAAAATTAAAATAAGAGGATTCAAAAATAAGGTCAAATAATAAATAAAGGAAATAACTTTCCCCGCCACTTCTGAACTATGATTTCTTGCTATGAGTTTCGGTGTGATTTCTCCAAAAATTAAAATAGCAATTGTCATCAAAATAGTAACTATCAAAATGGACTTTCCTGTATTTCCAAAATAAGTTGCCATTACGACTGTTGCAATCGAAGATGCCATGATATTTACAATATTATTTCCTATCAGTAAACCCGTTAACATCGGATTCGGATCTTTCAACCATTTTTTTAACAGCACTACCACACTGTCTTTTTTCTCATCTACAAATTTTTCCAAATGAATGCTTCGAAACGCTGTCAAAGCTGTTTCGGAAGCGGAAAAAAATCCAGATAATAAAACCAAAATAACCAATACTACAATATACAGATACGTGTCCAATTGTTAAAATACACCTTCCTTGTTTATTTTATCTCAAAAAGAACCTGCCCCTTTTTGACCACAACACCATCTTCTGCCAAAATTTTTGTAATAATTCCATTTTCTGTTGATTTTACTTCATTCATCATCTTCATTGCTTCCACAATACAAAGAGTATCCCCTACTTTTACCGTCATGCCCTCTTCTACAAAAGGAGCTTTATTCGGAGCGGGAGCTCGATAAACAGTCCCGGCAACAGGAGAAACGACTTGCTTCCCCGTAATTTCTTCTCCCTTTTCTTCTATCTCTTTTCTTTCTTCTATTGGAAACTTTCTATTCGTTTCTATCTCCTTCTCCACTTTGACTTCTTTTGAAGTAAATTTCTTGAAACGAAGTTTTTCGCCTCCCATTTCCAATTCTAAACTTTCCAAATGGTAGCTGTTCATATTCTCTGCCAATTCTTCCATTGTCTTTAAATCTAATTTCACGCCATCCTCCTCTTACGAATTACTTCCTAAAATTCGTAAATCTCTAACCCCGTCAATCTTTTGAATTTTTGACAAAGTCATCTCTATATTTTTAGGTGTTTCTGCTGTTCCCTGCAAAGAAATAGTAAGCTGTACAATACCGTCCACTGCGGCGTTTTGCACAATAGTCAAAATATTCATTTTGTCATCGGCAATAACTTCCAGAATTTTTGCCAACAATCCTTGTTTATCTTGCAAGGACATATGAATGTTAAATATTTTTTCCTGACTGCCTTCAAAAAACGGCTTGATAAAATCTTTATATTTATAATAAGTACTACGACTTAATCCTGTTCGACGTATTCCCTCATGTTTGGAGATATGTTCATTCTTTACCATTTCATTAACAGCAATTACTTTTTGAATGGAAGCAGATAAAATCGTCTTATCCACAATATAGTACTGCCTTTTTTCTTCATGGGATATTTCATTCTCCTTTATTTTTTTCGCCATTGATGATCCTCCTATTTCTTATAAATGCCTTCCAAATATTTTGGAAAAGCATCGCCACTGTCATAGAACCGACTCCACCGGGCACCGGAGTAATATAGGAAGCTTTTGGAGCAACTGCTTCAAAATCCACATCTCCTACAATTTTCCCTTCTCTACTTCGATTGATTCCAACATCTATGACAATCGCTCTCTCTCGTACCATATCCGCTGTTAAAAATTTCTCTTTTCCAACCGCCACAACGATAATATCTGCTCTTTCCGTATGTTCTTTTAAATTTTTTGTCAAACTGTTACAAATGGTTACCGTTGCATTATGATTGATAAAAAGTCCAAGCATTGGCTTTCCCACAATATTGCTTCTTCCAATAATCGTAACATTTTTACTTGCAATCTCAATATCATATTTTTTTAATAAGGCAATCACTCCTTCGGGAGTACAGGGATTAAATCCTTCTTCTCCTAAATGTAGACGTCCGATATTCTCCGTTTTAAACCCGTCTACATCCTTATTCACATCAATTGCCTGTAAAATGCGAGAATGGCTGATATGTTTCGGCAAAGGAAGTTGCAAAATAATGCCGTCAATTTCTTCTGTTTGATTTAATTCCTTAATTTTTTTTAGCACCGTTTCTTCTTCCACACTATCATCAAAAGAATACAAAGAGCTTTCCATTCCTAGAGCTCTACTTCCTTTTAGTTGTGATTGCACATAGACAGAGGCCGCTTCATTATGTCCAATCTGGATGATCCCCAATCCCGGAACTCTTCCGCTTCTTTCTTTTTCTTCTCTTATTTTTGATTTTAGTTCCTCTTTTA containing:
- a CDS encoding ACT domain-containing protein; protein product: MAKKIKENEISHEEKRQYYIVDKTILSASIQKVIAVNEMVKNEHISKHEGIRRTGLSRSTYYKYKDFIKPFFEGSQEKIFNIHMSLQDKQGLLAKILEVIADDKMNILTIVQNAAVDGIVQLTISLQGTAETPKNIEMTLSKIQKIDGVRDLRILGSNS
- a CDS encoding adenine phosphoribosyltransferase is translated as MDLKKYVARVENFPKEGIIFRDITPLMNDGKAYQYATEKIVEFAREHRVDLVVGPEARGFIFGCPVSYALGIGFVPVRKPKKLPREVVSYAYDLEYGSNTLCMHKDSIKVGQRVLIVDDLLATGGTIEASIHLIEELGGVVAGIAFLIELEDLKGRERIEQYPILTLMKY
- a CDS encoding tetratricopeptide repeat protein; translated protein: MKKFLGMLLLLILCQGAYSEEKSDWEYSFIKALNHEERKEWSSAIQELEKSRALQKDNPLILKELGYCYAKQGDFEKARDCYERVLQLEPEDSNAKKNLEILLETKN
- a CDS encoding hemolysin family protein, with the translated sequence MDTYLYIVVLVILVLLSGFFSASETALTAFRSIHLEKFVDEKKDSVVVLLKKWLKDPNPMLTGLLIGNNIVNIMASSIATVVMATYFGNTGKSILIVTILMTIAILIFGEITPKLIARNHSSEVAGKVISFIYYLTLFLNPLILILVFISKVLGRACGVNMDNGGVMITEEDIISFVNVGKEEGIIEEDEKEMIHSIVGFGETTAKEVMTPRTSMTAFEGSKTIDDIWDTLMEDGFSRIPVYEETIDNILGVLYIKDIMSQVKSGNTNQPIRELVRPAYFVPETKSIIEILKEFKIKKVHIAMVLDEYGGIGGLLTIEDLIEEIVGEIRDEFDEEEEEFVRKVGENFYEVDAMIDIETLDKELGIQLPISEDYESLGGLITTELGRVAEKGDELELENVKLQVLEMDKMRISKVLITCEKLEESEEE
- a CDS encoding acetyl-CoA carboxylase biotin carboxyl carrier protein subunit; the protein is MKLDLKTMEELAENMNSYHLESLELEMGGEKLRFKKFTSKEVKVEKEIETNRKFPIEERKEIEEKGEEITGKQVVSPVAGTVYRAPAPNKAPFVEEGMTVKVGDTLCIVEAMKMMNEVKSTENGIITKILAEDGVVVKKGQVLFEIK
- a CDS encoding bifunctional 5,10-methylenetetrahydrofolate dehydrogenase/5,10-methenyltetrahydrofolate cyclohydrolase, which codes for MKLLDGKKVSAEIKEELKSKIREEKERSGRVPGLGIIQIGHNEAASVYVQSQLKGSRALGMESSLYSFDDSVEEETVLKKIKELNQTEEIDGIILQLPLPKHISHSRILQAIDVNKDVDGFKTENIGRLHLGEEGFNPCTPEGVIALLKKYDIEIASKNVTIIGRSNIVGKPMLGLFINHNATVTICNSLTKNLKEHTERADIIVVAVGKEKFLTADMVRERAIVIDVGINRSREGKIVGDVDFEAVAPKASYITPVPGGVGSMTVAMLFQNIWKAFIRNRRIINGEKNKGE
- a CDS encoding bifunctional (p)ppGpp synthetase/guanosine-3',5'-bis(diphosphate) 3'-pyrophosphohydrolase, coding for MNYWDSFVECVRQNHLEVDIDKIKLAYYFAEESHRGQYRKSGEAYIMHPIEVAKILVELKSDTDTIIAAILHDIVEDTFITLADIEYNFGKNVAHLVDGVTKLKSLPNGTKNQSENIRKMILAMTQNLHVILIKLADRLHNMRTLKFMKPEKQIVIAQETLEVYAPLAHRLGIARIKWELEDLCLYYLHNDKYLEIRSLIDKKKDERKDYIDSFIQTISKILNDVGIKGQVKGRFKHFYSIYKKMYELGKEFDDIYDLMGVRIIVSNTSDCYHVLGEVHSRYTPVPGRFKDYIAVPKSNNYQSIHTTIVGPLAKFIEIQIRTEEMDRVAEEGVAAHWAYKEKRKTNKEDQIYGWLRNIIDLQQNTSNTEDFVKSVTADIKNDTIFVFSPKGDIVELPNMATTLDFAFAVHTQVGCRCIGAKVNGKIVPLDTKLQNGDRVEIITSKNSKGPSKDWLDIVRTHGAKSKIRKFLKDINAEEISKAGKESLEKELTKLGISLKDLETDAIILKHMEKNNIKTMEEFYYHVGEKRSKLEIIISKLRNRIEKEKVASEIKLEDIMTKKEEKPSRGKNDFGIVIDGINNTLIRFAKCCTPLPGDEIGGYVTRLTGITVHRRGCVNYQSMLKLDPSREIVVSWDEKLIHSKVNKYHFAFTVFVNNRDGILMDVVNVISNHKIHISSVNTHETYKEGKLLASLKFNIEINDKEEYNQLINNISKIRDVLSIQRD